The genomic segment AAttgtaacacaatattaacttcttgtttattgaacttgtATGAAATTTGCAATAGTGCAGATATTCAGGAAAAAACAGCACTcttgctcgtgtgatattgctaaactatatcataaaatataaataaaagacaaaaacccatacaggggcattttttgcccccatatcttgaattttagtgGCATTTTAACTGCATTCTAATAGGATTCATCAAGCAGTCAGCTGTTGCCCTGCATCATGTTTGCAACTAAACTGCATGCAATGTAAGATGAAGTACAGCTGTGGGCCGGGTGCATTAAAagcattaataattttaacgtGTTTAATCGCACcaaattaatgtgttaaacCGAGAGCCCTAAGAGAAAAATATAGACATTATTATACACATAGCACTACTATGAAAAACATTCTGAAGTGCAGACATACTGTATGTGAAAGTCTGCGCATGTGTGTTCGTACCGTCCACAGAGGCGGGGGTTGCAGGAGCCGTTTCCGTGGACTGCTGGCTGCTGAGAGACACCCGTGACCCCACCAGGTCAATCTTGGTACTGCGgcaggtgtttgaacacagtcTGGAGTGCTGATAAAAGTCCAGCTCACCTGAATCCATGATCTTCCTGTAGGAAGAACCAGGAGCTACAGCTGAACAATAGTTTATTCATCTTGAACAATATAAGGAAGACTGCATGAAATCACAATGTCACCATTTAATATGCGTTTCTGGTctttattgtgaacaattcatcagtGCACAGTATTCCAAAGAATTTATAACAAAGAAAGCTTTGAATTTatggtatatatacacaatatatggTATATACATTAGTGGGACAAGTGCTTGTACTTTATATTCCACCATACActaatataaaaacatgtatttctgATTTATATTCTTTTTCTGCCATGTCACAAACCTCAACATGGTTCCATTGAGGCGAATGGCTCTCTTCCAGTCCTTCAGCGTAGACTTTCCCGCTATGTACACAAACTCCTTCGGACTGATGAGATGTTCGTTCAGCTGGAACACAGCAGTGGTCAATATGGAGCGTTATGAGGTGTCGTTCAGTACAGACAGTTATATTAAATCAAGCACATGTAAAATGCTCTATGTGGCGAAGATATTTCTGTCAGGACAGTCCATTACTCAAAGCAGCAcattcagagtaaaaacaaagtAACAGCATCTCAATCATTGCTTACAGATCGTTTCTGAAATTATTGATGATATGAAGAGtgaattattttcttaatttgcattGCAAGATGAGGTTTATTTATGatcataaacattattattcACATCTGATCTGCTCATTCTTTAATAATACTTTTTCCCATATTTTAGAATAATAGGAACGCCATCAAGTCTATGAAAGAGCACTAATGAAAGTACAGGAATTATGCAGTGACTACAACACAAAATcttatcttatatatatatatatatatatatatatataaagatattaAGATTTTCATGCAGTTTGAGAAATACAAAATCTGTCATTCTTATGCGAGACGGGACTTAATTAACCCTAATAATtgtgatattttaattattttttaataagaattagaaaaaacattagcattttcatgtgttttgatgcattttgagaaatatggaatatgttgtttttatgtgaGATGAGTAATTAACACCATATTTTAGTACTActatagttttaattaatatttttatatttatattttcccttttcattttaatttgttatatttttagcaattttgttgtatatttttttaatttttattattagtattattattttttaaaatatatctatatagtttttataaatttttatttcagttttagttttagttattttagtacatcaagttaagttaaataaaaataagaaatcttGACTTGGCaagtagctgaaataaaataaagtttttgtatatattttattttgtttcagttaacgtttattttatttcaaagtaacgaaaatactttttatggttttggttttagttaactataataaaccTGATTAGCACTGCaaacataataatatattaatgtaaataatgctaataatagcattatttactttttttattctaatttctgaaggaaattaatgcattagctaaAAACAGAATATATTTATGTGTCTAATTGCGTTtaattacaacccgaattccagaaaagttgggacgtttttttaaatttgaataaaatcaaatttgatggtctcaaaatagttgggatgggggcatgtttaccaaggtgtagcatctcctcttcttttcaaaacagtttgaagacgtctgggcatcgaggttatgagtttctggagttttggtgttggaatctggtcccattcttgcctgatataagtttccagctgctgaagagttcgtggtcgtctttgacatatttttcatttaatgttgctctaaaacctttatatacctttcagcattcatagtgccttccaaaacatgcaagctgcccataccgtatgcacttatgcacccccataccatcagagatgctggcttttgaactgaaagcTGATAATACGCTGGAAGacctccctcctctttagctcagaggacacggcatccgtgatttccaacaagaatgtcaaatttggaacatagaacacttttccactttgaaacagtccattttaaatgagccttggcccacaggacacgacggtgcttctggaccatgtctttttgcatgatagagctttagttggcatctgcagatggcacggcggattgtgtttaccgacagtggtttctggaagtattcctgggctcatttagtaatgtcattgacacaatcatgccgatgagtgatgcagtgtcgtctgagagcccgaagaccacgggcatccaataaaggtcttcggccttgccccttacgcacagagatttctccagtttctctgaatcttttgatgatgttatgcactgtagatgatgagatttgcaaagcctttgcaatttgacgttgaggaacattgtttttcacaatctttttacgcactctttcacagctctgcccatctatacttctgagagactctgcctctctaagacatcccttttatagctaatcatgttacagacctgatatcaattaacttaattagttgcttaatgttctcccagctgaatcttttcaaaatttcttgctttttcagccatttgttgcccctgtgccaacttttttgagacctgtagcaggcatcaaatttgaaatgagctcattttgtgcataaaattgtaaaatttctcagtttaaacatttgttatgttatctatgttctattgtgaataaaatattggctcatgtgatttgaaagtctttttattttattcaaatgtaaaaaaacgtcccaacttttccgtaATTCAGGTTGTATCTGAATTGACAGACATCCTTAAGCACAAGCCTTTAAATCAAAAAGATCATGAGAAACATAAATTCATTTaagtgtgtccaaacttttgattaaAACGGTCCATAACACAGTGTTGTAGTGTTCTGAAACAGACCGCATCACATATTTACCTGCACACATTTGATGTTGATCCCGGGACACACAAACTTCTTCCACACAAGGTTAGCTTTGCTGTCCCCACAGGTTATTGGGTAGAGAATATCACCCTCTACATCTGTATCGTCAGATATTTTCACTGCGTAAATATGAACATGGCATGAATATTGTTACATTGCATGTCTATATCCTTAactaaaaacaatacaaaaaacattttattacttgaaataaaataaacatgaactgccataaaataaaactaggcaacatttctcactttctttttaagttaaaatgaaatcttaaagtgccccattatgctttttcgaatattacctttcatgttgTGTGTAATACAGTTGTTTGTGAAGgtaaaatgtctgcaaagtttcaaagatcaaagttaaacaaataaaagttattgtctcctaaaacaaagaatcgattctgaactactgaaacgagtcgtcagtaattccagtctcacttcctgttacaaacctacgtaacaatgtaacaaatttgcataatgccagtctaCGGTCTCCATTAGCTGCCAacgaacaacgtctactttgaccctcaaacactgtagttgcagctgagactggaagagtttggtttgcgTTGTCGGCATGTTGagaagacactgttttctgCGCTGCGATTCAACTTTGCTGCACTTTCAAAGGACGAGACGCACGCTCAAATTAATGcggtaaaaccgacgccatcgttactgttcgtatcacagtgtatcaagtgctgaggaaaatccagagctgaaattcagatatggtaatggccgTTTAGTTTCCGACACGTGCTGTAAGCaatcgaccaatcacaacagactgagccatctgaccaatcagagcagagtagaccaatcacaacagactgggccatctgaccaatcagagcaaagtagaccaatcacaacagactggaccatctgaccaatcagagcagagtaggctctcggaaaggcggggtttagagagaccgaatctttGAACGAaccgttttcagactctttgagaaatgaggtgatgtgcagTGTGTATTATgggaaaattaaagtgttttttgaccttttgatgcctgtaaacctgttgtaggagaaacttaggaacctttaaaatagcataattggggcactttactaaaaaaaaaaaaaaaaactatatttaaaaataaaactaataataataactaaaacaaaattactaactttaactaaaattaaaatgaaaacacaatatataaaaatctaattaaaaatgtaacaaaaaaattatactacTTGTTAAGAAACGTGTACTATTATCAACTGTTactgtggtaaaatcactgtaatgaaCCTCCTCGAGTGGATTATTGCTTTATTAGAATGTCTTTAATCTCCAAAATACAGTTAATTTCCTACCCAACACAGTGTCCTTGGGCAGAGAGATAGTGGTGCTCGACTCAGCCTCGGCCTCAGACTCCATGGATTGCTCCATAATGTTTTCCCTGTTCAGGAAATGACAAAGACTGCTGTGAGTCTGTCAGAGGTGCATGATGGGAGTCAGAAATAATGCTTACCCAGACTGTTCCAGGTCTGTAGCCACCAGTATATTCTTCTCCTCATCGCTGGATGAAGTCTGACCTGTGGTGTCTGGGGTCGTAACCACCACCACCTCCTCCATGTGTACGTTCACCTCAGAGGACGATGCCATGAGGTCATCAGCATCTGACAGCTGTCAATCAGCATCTGATGGGTGGGGAAAGGTAAGGTAAAATTATGGTTTAAGCATAGTACTTTGATATGTAGCATGTTACTGAACGATTACTATATTTCTATACCTTAATATTCAAATGAGCTTTAAAAACACCATGGTAAATGGTAAtactatggtattttttttgttagtgtaaTCAGTAATTGCATTCATTattaattgttaaatattataatcCTGTTAACAAGCTTAAACTAACAGATTATATGTGTTTTGAGGTTCATCGCTGAATGTTTACGCTTCGCCAAAATGTACCTAATTAAATACGAAAAAACAGCGATAAGTACTAGCGTACGTAGAGAAAACTgaatcctaaccctaactctaacccaaTTCAAATAATACCCAGAAATAATAGTGTATAAACAGAAACGTTACCCGCAAGAGTTTGAATCCGTTTGTGTTTAGGAAGCGCTGGGCAGACACTCTACTGCGCATGCGCTCTGATGACGTCACGTGCGTGGAAAACAGTAGAAATTGAAGTCGATAGATGGCAGTTTGCTTTAAACGAGGGTGATAAAATGGGCGGGGttagtttaaataataattccttTAGTTCAAATAGCTACTTcgtatttaatttaatagctATTAAACCTTCTCAATTGTCATTATTCGCTTTTAATTCATTGTTCAGCGCCAAAGAAGCAGTTACTTTTCTGAGGATTTGGCCTTATGGACCTCCATGCGCCCCCTTGTGGAAAGTTCATAGTAAGTTGGTCTCAAAGTAAACAGTAGGCTAAAAGTAGCCTAAATAAATGAAGATAAAAAAGCTTCATATTTGCATCAGCTGAATtcagcttttatttaatttactttttctgTTCATctttttccatttccatttaCGCATTTAGCAAAGCAACTTGcattcaatacatttttatcaatcGAGCTCATGACCTTTGTGTCGGATGAGCTACAGAAATGCTTTTTCACTATTTTGTTCCtttaaatatggattatttGATGCACTATTGAATGCTTTGTGTATCCGATAGCTAAGTTAGTTGTATCCATATAACAGTTAGCTGttctttgtatatttttgtgaccctggaccacaaaaccagtaaTAAGGGTCAATTCTTTGAAAGGATAGGACagtatttggctgagatacaactatttgaaaatctggaatctgagggtgcaaaaaaaaaaaaaatattgagaaaaatgcctttaaagttggacaaatgaagtccttagcaatgcatatccactcacaaaaatacatttttgatatatttacggtaggaaatttacaaaatatcttcatggaacatgatctttacttaatatcctaatgatttttggcataaaagaagaatcgatcattttgacccacacaatgactggttttgtggtccagcgTCACATATGTTCTGGCCACAAAAAACATAAGTCAGCAtggtttattataatttattttttaataaaacaaaaaatatatatctatataacaCTGATAATGAAACATGtacaaacatgtttgtttgaatgaaaagaaaatatattacacAGACTGAATACTCTTCAGTCTGATTATTGGGAGGCAACAGGGCCCAAAATATTGTTTAGTTGTCAAGTAGCATTGGCCAGTTTCGGGATTTGTCACATGCAGTGTTGGAAAATTTGATAAGGTTTGCAGGTGCTGCATGTCAGCGGATGGGAGAAAATACATAAATTTTCTTCTCTGCTTCCTGTAAGATGCATTCGCATTCCAGGTTTGGTCATTCCTCAATCTATCTGCATGAAGAGAAGGAAATTCATTAATAAACATGCGTTAGAATACATTTCAAAGGAGGCAAAACCAAATATAATCACTTTAAATGGTTTAATACAGTGCAAAACTACAGATTCTGGCAAacattactgtattatgtacaGGAGGTTTTTATTGCCataacaaaatgtaatattaaacaCTTAAACTGCAAATGGCACAAATAGTGCACCCTATTCCTAAGGCCAGATACAGCAAACTGTTATTATAAACTATTTTTCTTTACCTTTTTATCAGCACACGTGGACACTTAACCAATGAAATTAATAACAACCAAATGAAGTACAGTGTGGGCGAACAGGAAGTCAGCAAAGGCTCTCTCTGGAGAGATGGACAAGAACTCGCCTTTATTCTGAGGATTAATCTGGATTCTCAGACACACTGGAGAAGAGATGGAGACATGTTATTGAAAATCATTCAAATGCAGTACAAATAAAAGGATAAATAAGTACTTTATATATGTACTAAATGTAATGCAGTAAgtaatttataaatgaataatttctaaataataacaacaacaacacacacacacacacacacacacaaaacatcttGTAATTCCAACGTTAGACAACTAAATAACAAGAATGAATAAATTACCTGCAGTAGAGATGGAGTCATGTCattgaaaatcatttaaatgcaatttaaataattagTAAAGAACTTATTTCGATATAGGCTAACCCAAAAATTAACAAACCATATTGTAATGGCAAAACTGGATAGTTATTGTGCCCATAAACAAATAACGAAATAACAACAATACATCAATTAGTCCTACCTGCGAGAATAAACGATCCAACGCACGATATGAAACCAGATAGAAAGCTGTTGAACGGAAACGTCCCGACTAATAAACAATAGAGAAACTGCAGCGCCCCTGTCATCATGATATAAAGAAGATACGCGTCTACCACTTTCAGTTTATTCGGCGTGCTGGACGCATATTCCTCCAAAAACCTGGAAATTACTGAAATCACTGAGTTAGACATTTTCACTATCGATTTAAACGCTAAACAACACCGAAAACTGACGTGTGCGTAAATAACGTTGGCGTAAATAACGGTTTCCTATGAGGCACAGAGGAGTTATGCCTGCAGGGGGCGCTTTATGGCTCAAATTCCCAATCCTCAATTGaagcatatttatttaaatataatttattttttgttctgttggAACAAACACTTAAGGAGTATAATCgttaacattaaatatatgtAGGATTTATAAATGCCTCATTCAAACATCACGTGACAGTGGCACGTTCGGGTCGCTGTGAccgttttaaatatttcaaatttacAACTGCTATTCTATCTTCTTATTCAATTTCTACTGTAAACGCAGGAGGAATAAGTGTAACATCGATATTATTGTGCTGTGAAGCCGTGATAAACAGTTCCGGTTtgtttacaaaatgttttttatattagaatttgaataaaattagaATTTCTTCTTAATTCACCCGAATTAAGGTTCTGAAAAATTCGACCCTCATGTTCCAAAATCGTTGTCTTTCCCTGTCATTTGAAGTTACAGAGGAAATGACGTTTTATAGTAAAgcatttaattttatgaaattaATATAGACAAACGAACCATGAGAAAGGCATTCCGAGTGATTAGTCACGTGGAAAATCAGTTGAGATAGCAGATTTAATCATGTACATAAAGAATAGGAATAACCATATCTGACCGGCAGAAGGCAGCAAAAGCCATCTTCTGTTTTCTCGCAGGcgagggagtgtgtgtgtgtgtgtgtgtgtgtgtgtgtgtgtgtgtgtgtgtgtgtgttataaaaCTTGCCGTCTCTTCTTTGAAACTTACAGGTAGTTGTATTTAACATATCACCTAAGTCAATACCTACGAAACTTATTTAAACTTAATATGAAATGCATGACGAAAATGTgtgcaatatatcaaaacaaaacaacatagtTTATTCTATTAAATCGAACTCTCCCGCCAGCTagctttaaaagaatataacCTAGAAACAGTGTAAACATATAGGCTACACTCTTTTAGTAATTTTGAGGTAATTTATCATTATCAATAGCAAATATcataaaaagacttttttttttttcaggtggtAGGCTAATTATGCTATTGAACATGTTCTTCATTTCTGTTTTGCATTGTTAATTCTTAATTCATAAGAACAAATTTCGTGCTCAACAAGAATAACaccattataaaatattatgatcGTGTTTTCTGCTCTGAggtgcttttttttcttgcagtgcTAATTGATCTTTCTTTGTGAACTATGCaaagaaataattaataaaataataataaataaataatataaaaagtatGCTGCTAAGCTAGCATGCCATCCCAAAATTAGCCAATCAATATCTTTCTATCTTCTGAGATAGATATACTGCATGCTGCTAATACACTCGGTATCCAGAGGCCAGAAAGGTCCAGTTTGTGATATTTAgaaggatctattgacagaaatgcaatataatatgcaTAACTATGTTTTTAGTGGTGTATAAggccttacataatgaaccgttatgtttttattacctcagaattagccatttctatctacatacaccgcgggtccccttacatgcgAATAAAAACGTCACACTTATTTTGCTTCTCAATCAGTGTTTGATTATTCAGGTCTGGCTCATGGCCACAGAACACGGAAGTAGCGTTCGGATAACGAATGTATCGCCGATTGTTCGAGTGCCAGCGGCCTTCTGATCACCTGTCTGCAGTTCATATTCAAGAACAATGCGTGTCCTTCAGGTGTCAaggtgaggatgatgatgatgatgagacCTGTGTTTACAATCATTATGTGCTAATAATCACACCGTGTGTTTGTTGATTCTGCAGAGCTGAGAGAGTGTGACAGCAGCTAATGTAGGTCATTTACATGTGTGAGCAATTTATTACAGGATTTCTGTTTTTGATTTGCTAATATGAAATATTCAGATAGTTTTGATGCATTGATCCAATGATTGAAAGggagttttgttttatttgagcTCAAATTAGTCTAAATTCTGAGGAATGAGACAAATTCAGCACCTAAAATGCACTGTAACAGTGCAATGgtgttatattttcatttaaaaaagtatttttttttctttgtttcactCATGAGAAAACATCCAAGGTCGTGAAAATGTTCTTGATATCCAAAAGAACATTTGTGTAGCATGTTGAAGAGCTTGTTGTTTTTATCTTGCTGTCTCCAGCATGTTTATGTAAGGAAAGTCTCTGAGTAACTCCACATGTGTGTTGTGTGATTAGTTCGTCCAGAGATCTGTGTGTCTGGATGTCTTCCTGTGCTTAAATATTTGTACTGAACTTAAAACGGCCCCATTGCTTGTTTTAGATTGAATATATGGGGGTTTAATGTGTTTATGAcaggatggagagagagagataggaAAGTATTGTCGAGAGATCAGAATATGATGCTGACTGGATTCAAAactgtatggaagcttgtttccactgaatgaaaaataataaggtaattgtgacttttttctcacaactgtgagtttacatcttgcagttctgactttttttctcagaattgcatgatataaactcagaattgtgagttataaactcagaattgcaagatataaactcagaattgcaagttagaaagtgagaattgcgagttagaaagtgagaattgcgagttagaaagtgagaattgcgagttataaactcaaaattgcgagttataaactcagaattgcgagaagtaaagtccgaattgcgagatgtaaagtccgaattgcgagatgtaaagtccgaattgcgagatgtaaagtccgaattgccagtaattaagtcagaattgcgagatagaaagtcagaattgcgagatataaactcagaattgtgagataaaaagtcgcaattatcctttattttattttattctgtgacggaaacaagcttccataaaactGCGTACTTGTAAAGCCATGTTacttcttaaaggaatagttcaccccaaaatcatcCTCATATTAGTTCCATATCTGTACAACTTTCCTTTTCTGCGCTCTCaggaaaaaaaggtacaaaagctttTCAAATGTGTACcatttaggtactaatatgcactctTTAGGTATAAAGGGTGccgccccagtgacagctttcgTACCTTTTTTTCCTGAGAGTGTGTGGATCACACAAGAAGAACtctttgggtgaattattccttgAAACATATTTTCTGAGTGTGTCTTTCATGTGTGTATATCTTTCATTCCCAGCTCTCCACGGATCCAGGCACTGTTGACCAGCGCATCCTCAGGCCTAGAAGGCTTCAAAGCTCACGCTGTCTTCCAGGAGATCAATAAAAAGCTGCATGAGGTACGGGAAGGCTGCTTGGGTTAATTTATCTGAATTTGTTGGCTGTAGTGGTAAAGCCTCTTAACGCCTCAGCATCTCTGCCCGAGGCTACATCAAGATGGATCTGAATTCGGGTTATTACCCAGCTTTAATCATGTCAGCGATGATCCACTGTCAGGCCTGTTTTTCCTCGCTGGCTTGTGTGAAAGCTTTTTATTCAAACTACAAAGCTATTGGGTGCTGAAAGGATCATCATTTCATTAATCCCAAATCCCTCGGTCCGATCTAGACGATCCTTTTCGTGTCATTTCATGTATATCACATACTTTGATGAATCTGCAATATATGTGTCCATCCCCTCCTCAAACTGCTGTTTCATGACCTGCTTAATACCTCAAATCGAGGCATGACAGTGCCTTTACCTGCTCAGCCTCATCATCTGAGTTTACAGGAATAGTTATTTTCCacgtattttgtatttttccatgcattcaaggtatatatatatatatatatatatatatatacacacatacatacactactgttcaaaagtttcggattatcatgtgacactgaagactggagtaatgatgctaaaaattcaagtttgatcacaggaataaattacattttaaaatattttccaatagaaaacaattcttttaaattataataatatttcacaatatttttgtttttatagttttttttttttatcaaataaatgcagccttggtaagagatttaccgaccccaaacttgaaCGGCAGTGTGTAAATATTGTTAAGCtacaaaaatcaaataaataagcGTAGTTTAtatcaggggttttcaaactttttcctgaaatataaaaattttcaattttcagACTTTTTCCTGAAATATTAtcttacattaaaatacatttattctatgtgagaaaaatattttgttatatgttaaagacaacatttaattttgtttccagaattaaataattgatttttttaactATCATGTAAATCTCAATTAAcagttattaattatatttattttttccattaaactgtatgtaggttttttttcttttttgtcaataattaaataattataataaataataaaataaaataattgcaattaacctctttaaataaaataaaataaataaaataatctgcAATTAATTGATTTCTGACCAGTCTTTAGAAAGCAGAATGAAATTATCAAATTagattaatgtaaaaaaatatgttaaaaacataatatattaacatttttaaaaccttttttctCCAAAAGACAGTATGAATTCAGATAACTTGTAATATAAGTTGTATCGATTGCTTTTTTGCtgtctttttggagcttgatagTAAAAACGACCATAATATCTTTGCAAAATATATTGTGTAGTGTTGTATCCTTTCGGATgggtttggaaccacatgagggtgagtaagcgatggcaattttaatttttgtgtgaactaaccatttaaagcCCTCGTTTATTCATCAGTGCCTTGGCTGTATTCAGATTCAGTCTGGGCTCTGTTAGATGCGGATAAATGATGCgtatttgttattgtttatcGGTGACACTCTCACCCTCTTGAGAGGCGAGACACTGATAATCTCACTATCAGCCACATTACAGCTTCTGCCAAAAAAAATTACTCAAATAACAGCCTGTTACACAACAGAAGTACTCTGGGGGAAAATCGATGCGCTTTCAGATCAGTTTTGCTCCATTACACTCTGCAATGCAGTGTGTAATTTTACAAGGAAATTTAATGTTTCACTCACCCAGGCAGGAAGGCTGAGCGAGATGGTTTATGTTACGAGCGGCACATTTCGCTGTTGTTTTTCAGCTGTTTATGACTGTTCTGATTTGTGTAAAAAGCCAGCAAGTGTAACAAATACGATGTAGATGTTgtttgtatgcaatgcaagtGTTTGGTACTGTTTTACCGTCTGTTTTCAAggttaaaattatcccatgatttactcaccctcaagacacAATCAgagaacacaatcagagttatattaaaaaaaatcctggctCTTCTAAGCTTTACAATAgtagtgaatggcgctcctgaatttgaagtaaaaaaaaaagtgcatccatccatcataaaagtaatccatacgactccagggagt from the Ctenopharyngodon idella isolate HZGC_01 chromosome 22, HZGC01, whole genome shotgun sequence genome contains:
- the LOC127504732 gene encoding dolichyl-diphosphooligosaccharide--protein glycosyltransferase subunit DAD1, producing MSNSVISVISRFLEEYASSTPNKLKVVDAYLLYIMMTGALQFLYCLLVGTFPFNSFLSGFISCVGSFILAVCLRIQINPQNKGEFLSISPERAFADFLFAHTVLHLVVINFIG